The following coding sequences lie in one Rhodothermales bacterium genomic window:
- a CDS encoding DUF3179 domain-containing protein — MPRRSRIHAGMSRIALLFLVLFAARGLAAQQAPELRGWATNTQKRSIEWGELMSGGPPKDGIPAIDTPRFVSQEAASAWIEPQEPVIAVAIDGQARAYPLQILTWHEIVNDELAGVPVAVTFCPLCYAAVAYDRRVGDRTYRFGVSGMLRYSDMIMFDRETESFWQQLTGEGIVGDLTGAHLTPIPAQIVSFKQFRASYPTGDVLSRETGHQRDYGRNPYAGYDDIDQRPFLYRGPDDPRLRPMEKVVTVHIGDAFQAYPYGITRKAGVINDTVEDVALVVFHGKGAVSALDASSIADSREVGTTGCSTARSMGGC, encoded by the coding sequence ATGCCCCGCCGCTCACGCATCCACGCCGGCATGTCCCGTATCGCGCTCCTCTTCCTCGTTCTCTTCGCCGCGCGCGGCCTCGCTGCGCAGCAAGCGCCCGAACTGCGGGGGTGGGCGACCAACACGCAGAAGCGCTCGATCGAATGGGGCGAACTGATGTCGGGCGGACCGCCGAAAGACGGCATTCCGGCCATCGACACGCCGCGCTTCGTCTCCCAGGAAGCGGCCTCGGCATGGATCGAACCGCAGGAGCCGGTGATCGCCGTCGCCATCGACGGGCAGGCGAGGGCCTATCCGCTCCAGATCCTCACGTGGCACGAGATCGTGAACGACGAACTCGCCGGCGTGCCCGTGGCGGTCACCTTCTGCCCGCTGTGTTATGCCGCCGTCGCCTACGATCGGCGCGTGGGAGACCGGACCTACCGGTTCGGGGTATCGGGGATGCTGCGGTACTCGGACATGATCATGTTCGACCGCGAAACCGAGTCCTTCTGGCAGCAGCTCACAGGGGAAGGCATCGTGGGGGACCTGACCGGCGCGCACCTGACGCCCATTCCCGCGCAGATCGTCTCGTTCAAGCAGTTCCGGGCCAGTTATCCCACCGGCGACGTCCTCTCGCGCGAGACGGGGCATCAGCGCGACTACGGCCGGAATCCCTACGCCGGCTACGACGACATCGACCAGCGTCCGTTTTTATACCGGGGCCCGGACGACCCGCGCCTCAGACCGATGGAGAAGGTGGTGACCGTGCACATCGGCGACGCGTTTCAGGCCTATCCCTACGGCATCACGCGTAAAGCCGGCGTCATCAACGACACCGTCGAGGACGTCGCGCTGGTGGTATTCCACGGGAAAGGGGCCGTTTCCGCGCTCGATGCGTCGTCCATCGCCGATTCGCGGGAGGTGGGGACGACGGGGTGTTCAACCGCGCGATCGATGGGCGGGTGTTGA
- a CDS encoding redoxin domain-containing protein — MRASRNTLPAVLAVALFLFVSLGATAPRDDYKTLEVGQAAPPFSLPGVDGKTYTLDSFRSAELLLVIFTCNHCPTAQAYEDRIKTLVTDYGSRGVAVVAISPNDPSAVRLDELGYTDLSDTFEEMQLRAEDKGYNFPYLYDGETQSVSKAYGPVATPHAFLFDKNRTLQYVGRIDDEERIGKAKKHDLREALDAMLAGKPVPNATTKTFGCSVKWADKSGSVERALARWQAEPVSVEPINIEGVRELARNDTDKLRVINVWATWCGPCVTEMPEFVDINRMYRGRKFELITLSIDGPGVEADVLATLQRNHVSTKNYYFGQEEAYDLIEALDPAWQGPIPYTILIKPGGEVAFRQVSTIDPLELKREIVKQIGRYYD; from the coding sequence ATGCGCGCATCCCGCAACACCCTGCCCGCCGTGCTGGCGGTAGCGCTTTTCCTGTTCGTATCCCTGGGCGCCACGGCGCCGCGCGACGACTACAAAACCCTGGAAGTGGGGCAGGCGGCGCCACCGTTCAGCCTCCCCGGCGTGGACGGCAAGACCTACACGCTGGACAGCTTCCGGAGCGCCGAGCTGCTGCTGGTCATCTTTACGTGCAACCATTGCCCGACGGCCCAGGCGTACGAGGATCGCATCAAGACGCTCGTGACGGACTACGGCAGCCGGGGTGTCGCCGTCGTCGCCATCTCCCCGAACGACCCGTCCGCGGTGCGTCTCGATGAGCTGGGGTACACGGACCTGAGCGATACCTTCGAGGAAATGCAGCTGCGGGCCGAGGACAAGGGCTACAACTTCCCGTATCTGTACGACGGCGAAACGCAATCCGTGTCCAAGGCCTACGGCCCGGTCGCCACGCCACACGCCTTCCTGTTCGACAAGAACCGTACGCTCCAATACGTCGGCCGCATCGACGACGAAGAGCGCATCGGCAAGGCGAAGAAACACGATCTGCGCGAGGCGCTGGATGCGATGCTGGCCGGCAAGCCGGTGCCCAACGCGACAACCAAGACATTCGGCTGCTCGGTCAAATGGGCCGACAAGAGCGGCTCGGTGGAACGCGCGCTGGCGCGGTGGCAGGCGGAGCCGGTATCCGTCGAGCCCATCAACATCGAAGGCGTCCGGGAGCTGGCCCGGAACGACACCGACAAGCTGCGGGTCATCAACGTCTGGGCCACCTGGTGCGGCCCCTGCGTGACCGAAATGCCGGAGTTTGTCGACATCAACCGCATGTACCGCGGGCGCAAGTTCGAGCTGATCACGCTCAGCATCGACGGCCCGGGGGTCGAGGCGGACGTGCTGGCGACGCTGCAGCGCAACCATGTGTCCACGAAGAACTACTACTTCGGCCAGGAAGAGGCCTACGACCTCATCGAGGCGCTCGATCCCGCGTGGCAGGGACCCATTCCGTACACGATCCTGATCAAGCCGGGCGGGGAGGTCGCGTTCCGGCAGGTGAGCACGATCGACCCGCTCGAACTCAAGCGGGAGATCGTGAAGCAGATCGGTCGCTACTACGATTGA
- a CDS encoding TIM barrel protein, whose translation MKAHAHTRRSAIKKIAGAAAIVSTTGFSSEYDRQKAFTLKGNINHSVARWCFRDFSVADLAKNAKEMGITSVEILAPSDFGPLLELGMTCEMSTGPGSISENINNPKLHDELVAGYLTRIDEVADAGFKKLIMFSGNRAGMDDYVGMRNCATAIKRIVGHAEKRGVLLCMELLNSKVNHRDYMCDHTEWGVALVDMVGSDHFKLLYDIYHMQIMEGDIIRNIQDYHDYFGHYHTAGNPGRNELDDTQEIYYPAIMRAIVETGYEGYVAHEFVPTRDPMTSLRQAVEVCDV comes from the coding sequence ATGAAAGCCCATGCACACACGCGCCGGTCGGCCATAAAAAAAATCGCCGGCGCCGCTGCCATCGTCTCCACAACCGGATTCAGCTCCGAATACGACCGCCAGAAGGCGTTCACCCTGAAGGGCAATATCAATCATTCGGTGGCGCGGTGGTGCTTCCGGGACTTCTCGGTGGCGGACCTCGCGAAAAACGCGAAGGAGATGGGGATCACGTCGGTCGAGATTCTCGCCCCCAGCGACTTCGGGCCGCTGCTCGAACTCGGGATGACCTGCGAGATGTCCACCGGCCCCGGCTCGATCAGCGAAAACATCAACAACCCGAAGCTGCACGACGAGCTCGTCGCCGGCTACCTGACCCGCATCGATGAAGTGGCCGACGCCGGCTTCAAGAAGCTGATCATGTTCTCGGGCAACCGCGCCGGCATGGACGACTATGTCGGCATGCGCAACTGCGCCACCGCCATCAAGCGGATCGTGGGACATGCCGAAAAACGCGGCGTCCTGCTCTGCATGGAACTGCTCAACAGCAAGGTCAACCACCGGGACTACATGTGCGACCACACCGAATGGGGCGTCGCGCTGGTTGATATGGTCGGGTCGGACCACTTCAAGCTGCTGTACGATATCTACCACATGCAGATCATGGAAGGCGATATCATCCGCAATATCCAGGACTATCACGACTATTTCGGCCACTACCACACGGCCGGCAACCCGGGCCGCAACGAGCTCGACGATACGCAGGAAATCTATTACCCGGCGATCATGCGAGCCATCGTCGAGACCGGGTACGAAGGCTACGTCGCGCACGAATTCGTGCCGACCCGCGACCCGATGACCTCGCTGCGGCAGGCCGTCGAAGTCTGCGATGTCTGA
- a CDS encoding Bax inhibitor-1 family protein, which yields MQDYAYSRSTPVAQVGVDERADFIMRTYVHLFAAMLGFALIEVALFKTGLAATIATAMLSVNWLLVLGGFMIVGWFASRTAMQAQSTASQYGALAAFVAAEAVLFVPMLYIADLTAPGVINSAAIVTLLGFAGLTAVAITTRKDFSFLGGILRWGFIVALVLIVAGVLFGFELGTFFSVGMVALAGGAVLYDTSNVLHHYPQDRHVAAALSLFASVALMFWYILRLFMSRR from the coding sequence ATGCAAGATTACGCCTATTCCCGCTCCACGCCGGTTGCCCAGGTCGGCGTCGACGAGCGTGCCGACTTCATCATGCGGACGTATGTCCACCTCTTTGCCGCCATGCTGGGTTTTGCCCTGATCGAAGTCGCCCTGTTCAAGACGGGGCTGGCCGCGACCATAGCGACGGCGATGCTGAGCGTCAACTGGCTGCTCGTGCTCGGCGGCTTCATGATCGTGGGATGGTTCGCGAGCCGTACGGCCATGCAGGCGCAATCTACCGCGTCGCAGTACGGCGCCCTCGCGGCCTTCGTGGCCGCCGAAGCGGTGCTGTTCGTGCCGATGCTCTACATCGCCGACCTCACGGCGCCCGGCGTCATCAACAGCGCGGCGATCGTCACGCTCCTCGGCTTCGCCGGCCTGACGGCCGTCGCCATCACCACCCGAAAGGACTTCTCGTTTCTCGGCGGCATCCTGCGCTGGGGTTTTATCGTCGCCCTCGTACTGATCGTGGCCGGCGTCTTGTTCGGTTTTGAACTGGGGACGTTTTTCTCCGTGGGGATGGTCGCCCTCGCCGGCGGGGCGGTGTTGTACGACACGTCCAACGTGCTGCATCACTATCCCCAGGATCGCCACGTCGCGGCGGCGCTCTCGCTGTTCGCCTCGGTGGCCCTGATGTTCTGGTACATCCTGCGCCTGTTCATGTCGCGCCGCTGA
- the ilvD gene encoding dihydroxy-acid dehydratase, giving the protein MPDLNRYSKTITEPKSQGASQAMLYATGLKESDMKKAQVGIASVWFEGNPCNMHLLDLAGAVREGVEAAGLIGMRFNTVGVSDGISMGTDGMSYSLQSRDLIADSIETIMGGQWYDALITIPGCDKNMPGCVMAMGRLDRPALMIYGGTIQPGFSKKGDKLDIVSAFQSYGEFLAGKIDEGERQQIVRCSIPGPGACGGMYTANTMASAIEAMGLSLPFSSSLPAIDPRKKDECRAAGEAIKAMLEQGLTPRKIVSRASFENAMRVVLVLGGSTNAVLHLLAMARSFDIAWTLEDMQRLSDETPFLADLKPSGKYVMQDLNDIGGVPAVMKMLLAEGMLHGDAMTVTGKTIGENLEAAAPLPAGQPIIRSLDNPIKANGHIYILRGNLAPGGAVGKITGKEGLVFSGPARVFDREEAMLRGLENGVIKAGDVVVIRYEGPKGGPGMPEMLTPTSALMGAGLGSSVALITDGRFSGGSHGFIIGHVVPEAQEGGPIALLRDGDLITIDADGKSISVAVSDAEMTGRRAGWSAPPLPATRGTLYKYIKNVSDASHGCVTDE; this is encoded by the coding sequence ATGCCTGATCTGAACCGCTACAGCAAGACCATCACCGAACCGAAGTCCCAGGGCGCCTCGCAGGCCATGCTCTACGCCACGGGGCTGAAAGAGTCCGACATGAAAAAAGCCCAGGTGGGCATCGCGTCGGTCTGGTTCGAAGGCAACCCCTGCAACATGCACCTGTTGGACCTCGCCGGCGCGGTGCGGGAAGGGGTCGAGGCCGCCGGCCTGATCGGCATGCGGTTCAACACCGTCGGGGTGTCGGACGGGATCTCGATGGGGACGGACGGGATGTCCTACAGCCTCCAGTCGCGCGACCTCATCGCCGATTCGATCGAGACGATCATGGGCGGCCAGTGGTACGATGCGCTGATCACGATTCCGGGGTGCGACAAGAACATGCCGGGCTGCGTCATGGCCATGGGCCGGCTCGACCGCCCCGCGCTCATGATCTACGGCGGCACCATCCAGCCCGGTTTCTCCAAAAAAGGAGACAAGCTGGATATCGTGAGCGCGTTCCAGAGCTACGGGGAATTCCTCGCCGGCAAGATCGACGAGGGCGAACGCCAGCAGATCGTCCGCTGCTCCATCCCGGGCCCGGGCGCCTGCGGCGGGATGTACACGGCCAACACGATGGCCTCCGCTATCGAGGCGATGGGCCTGAGCCTGCCGTTCAGTTCGAGCCTGCCCGCCATCGATCCCCGAAAAAAAGACGAATGCCGCGCGGCCGGCGAGGCCATCAAGGCGATGCTCGAACAGGGTCTGACGCCCCGCAAGATCGTCAGCCGCGCCTCGTTCGAGAACGCGATGCGGGTCGTGCTCGTCCTCGGCGGGTCGACCAACGCCGTCCTGCACCTCCTCGCGATGGCGCGCTCGTTCGACATCGCGTGGACGCTGGAGGACATGCAGCGCCTGTCCGACGAAACGCCCTTCCTGGCGGACCTCAAGCCGAGCGGCAAATACGTCATGCAGGACCTGAACGACATCGGCGGGGTGCCGGCGGTGATGAAGATGCTGCTGGCAGAGGGGATGCTCCACGGCGACGCGATGACGGTCACCGGCAAGACGATCGGCGAAAACCTGGAAGCCGCCGCCCCACTGCCCGCCGGCCAGCCGATCATCCGCTCGCTCGACAACCCGATCAAGGCCAACGGCCACATCTATATCCTCCGCGGCAACCTCGCGCCCGGCGGCGCCGTCGGCAAGATCACGGGCAAGGAAGGCCTCGTTTTCTCCGGCCCGGCGCGCGTGTTCGACCGCGAGGAGGCGATGCTGCGCGGGCTGGAAAACGGCGTGATCAAGGCCGGCGACGTCGTGGTCATTCGCTACGAAGGGCCGAAAGGCGGACCGGGCATGCCCGAGATGCTCACGCCGACATCCGCCCTGATGGGGGCCGGCCTGGGCAGCAGCGTCGCCCTCATCACCGACGGCCGGTTCAGCGGCGGCAGCCACGGCTTCATCATCGGCCACGTGGTGCCGGAAGCCCAGGAAGGCGGCCCCATCGCCCTGCTGCGCGACGGCGACCTCATCACGATCGACGCCGACGGCAAGTCGATCTCGGTGGCGGTGTCCGATGCGGAGATGACGGGCCGGCGCGCCGGATGGTCGGCCCCTCCGCTGCCGGCCACACGCGGCACGCTCTACAAATACATCAAGAACGTGAGCGACGCCTCCCATGGGTGCGTGACGGACGAATAA
- a CDS encoding FN3 associated domain-containing protein yields the protein MVSLIQTARGAVRHGGRPHEIRNLADDPAYGAVKARLRSALDTWRTTTGDLGEVSEEIMVAQMWPGGVQPRTQPPAFIPNAANFIAPEATPAGGVFTAPVLLMMQSPTQGASIAYALGDSQPTRWLLYSHPIALPIGTTIVRARAIRYGYAESEEVRAAFIVTR from the coding sequence GTGGTTTCGCTCATCCAGACCGCCCGAGGAGCTGTACGACACGGAGGCCGACCCCACGAGATCCGCAACCTCGCGGACGATCCGGCCTATGGCGCCGTAAAGGCCCGGCTGAGGTCCGCCCTCGATACCTGGCGCACGACGACGGGCGACCTCGGCGAGGTCTCGGAAGAGATCATGGTGGCGCAGATGTGGCCCGGGGGCGTCCAGCCTCGGACGCAACCGCCGGCGTTCATCCCGAACGCGGCGAATTTTATCGCCCCGGAAGCGACGCCGGCCGGCGGGGTCTTCACGGCCCCGGTCCTGCTCATGATGCAGAGCCCGACCCAGGGCGCCTCGATCGCGTACGCTCTGGGCGACAGCCAACCCACGCGATGGCTGCTCTACAGCCACCCCATCGCGCTGCCGATCGGTACGACCATCGTGCGCGCCCGCGCCATCCGGTACGGCTACGCGGAAAGCGAGGAGGTCCGCGCCGCGTTTATCGTCACCCGATGA
- a CDS encoding response regulator encodes MTFPTRHTLSRRFADPDLEAAFRDDYARQSLGEVRVALLIGAFVYGPLFAYLDWVQATNALWGIWGIRLGVCVLAAGVYFASYRPFFIRWMQEILSAVLFLAGAGLMAMILLDTSPRAYIDGPVLLVLPGYVLMRIRFAPATLVGFALLLVYLLIIYLKEQLPFDTRVGSALFLLAANLIGMTAGYAMETYARRDFWQMRLLDAERREKADLLDVKTRFFSNISHEIRTPLTLILGPLDDLLARTELPADTRSLLETMRRNGKRLLGLMNQLLDLSRLDAGRMPVRVREADLVAHLRDLTRSFAPMAERGGLTLTFDANASELPGVFDAEKLDVIVSNLLANAIHYTPAGGTIRLRLAQEGAAFVVEVRDSGAGIPEADLPHIFDRFHRVEHAAATHPGAGIGLAPTRALVERLHGTIAAESTVGFGSVFTVRLPVRLEGEPEAAGGRPVAAAPMPDETTGAEDTPRAGTKQGVALVVEDNADVRAYVRQCLEADWTVAEAGDGAGGLELARRLVPDVIVTDLMMPGIDGMALCRALREDEVLDHVPILALTARADAASERAGFEAGFDDYLVKPFDATSLRARVNGVVARYRRLRSTFSEHLTIGPSHIEVPSAERAFLDRWREVLDARIAESELSVGDLADAMGMSVRQLQRKITMLTGQSPNAALRTYRLERARDLLAQGAGTVSEVAYAVGFASPSYFTKCYREAFGSAPTREANEAAD; translated from the coding sequence TTGACCTTTCCAACCCGACATACCCTGTCCCGGCGCTTCGCCGACCCTGACCTCGAGGCTGCGTTTCGGGACGACTATGCCCGGCAGTCGCTCGGCGAAGTGCGCGTGGCCCTGTTGATCGGTGCGTTCGTGTACGGACCCCTCTTCGCCTACCTCGACTGGGTGCAGGCGACGAACGCGTTGTGGGGGATCTGGGGGATCCGGCTGGGCGTGTGCGTGCTGGCCGCCGGCGTCTACTTCGCCTCGTACAGGCCCTTTTTTATCCGCTGGATGCAGGAGATCCTCAGTGCCGTGCTGTTTCTCGCCGGCGCCGGGCTGATGGCGATGATCCTGCTCGATACCTCGCCCCGGGCCTACATCGACGGCCCGGTGCTCCTCGTGCTGCCGGGGTATGTGCTGATGCGCATCCGCTTCGCACCCGCCACGCTCGTCGGGTTCGCGCTGCTGCTGGTGTATCTGCTCATCATCTACCTCAAGGAGCAGCTGCCGTTCGACACCCGGGTCGGGAGCGCCCTCTTCCTGCTGGCCGCCAACCTGATCGGCATGACGGCCGGCTACGCGATGGAAACGTACGCCCGCCGCGACTTCTGGCAGATGCGCCTGCTCGACGCCGAGCGCCGTGAAAAAGCCGACCTGCTCGACGTGAAGACTCGCTTTTTCTCGAACATCTCCCACGAAATCCGCACCCCCCTCACCCTGATCCTCGGCCCGCTGGACGACCTGCTCGCCCGGACGGAGCTGCCCGCCGATACCCGATCCTTGCTCGAGACGATGAGGCGCAACGGGAAACGGTTGCTCGGGCTGATGAACCAGCTGCTCGACCTCTCCCGGCTCGACGCCGGCCGGATGCCGGTGCGCGTGCGCGAGGCAGACCTCGTCGCGCACCTGCGCGACCTGACGCGCAGCTTCGCGCCAATGGCCGAACGCGGCGGATTGACGCTGACGTTCGATGCGAACGCGTCCGAACTCCCCGGTGTCTTCGACGCCGAAAAGCTCGATGTGATCGTGTCGAACCTCCTGGCCAACGCCATCCACTACACGCCGGCCGGCGGGACGATCCGCCTCCGCCTCGCGCAGGAGGGGGCGGCGTTCGTCGTGGAGGTGCGCGACTCCGGGGCCGGCATCCCCGAGGCCGACCTCCCGCACATCTTCGACCGGTTCCACCGCGTCGAACACGCCGCCGCGACCCATCCGGGCGCAGGTATCGGCCTGGCCCCCACGCGCGCCCTCGTGGAACGCCTGCACGGGACGATCGCGGCGGAGAGCACGGTCGGGTTCGGCAGCGTGTTCACGGTCCGGCTCCCCGTGCGCCTCGAAGGCGAGCCCGAGGCGGCCGGCGGCCGGCCCGTCGCCGCGGCCCCCATGCCGGACGAAACGACGGGAGCGGAGGACACCCCGCGCGCCGGAACGAAGCAGGGCGTCGCCCTGGTCGTCGAAGACAATGCGGACGTGCGCGCCTACGTGCGTCAGTGTCTGGAGGCGGACTGGACCGTCGCGGAGGCTGGAGACGGGGCGGGCGGGCTCGAACTCGCCCGCCGGCTCGTGCCCGACGTCATCGTCACCGACCTCATGATGCCTGGCATCGACGGCATGGCCCTGTGCCGCGCACTGCGGGAGGACGAGGTGCTGGATCATGTCCCGATCCTGGCGCTCACGGCCCGGGCGGATGCGGCGAGCGAACGCGCCGGCTTCGAGGCCGGGTTCGACGACTATCTCGTCAAGCCGTTTGATGCGACGTCGCTGCGGGCGCGGGTCAACGGGGTCGTTGCCCGGTACCGCCGGCTGCGGTCGACCTTCAGCGAACATCTCACGATCGGCCCCTCGCATATCGAGGTCCCTTCGGCCGAGCGCGCCTTTCTCGATCGCTGGCGTGAGGTGCTGGATGCGCGCATCGCCGAGTCGGAGCTTTCCGTGGGCGATCTCGCCGATGCGATGGGGATGAGCGTCCGTCAACTCCAGCGCAAGATCACGATGCTGACGGGCCAGTCTCCGAATGCCGCCCTGCGCACGTACCGGCTCGAACGGGCGCGCGACCTGCTCGCGCAGGGCGCCGGCACGGTATCGGAAGTGGCGTATGCCGTGGGCTTCGCCTCGCCGTCGTATTTCACGAAATGCTACCGGGAGGCGTTCGGTTCGGCTCCGACCCGCGAAGCCAACGAGGCGGCGGATTGA
- a CDS encoding DUF3179 domain-containing (seleno)protein: MTFRYERDRFVDNETGSVWTVTGRAVQGALAGAQLEAVPHGNYFAFAWFAFRPDTRVYAP, encoded by the coding sequence TTGACGTTTCGCTACGAGCGGGACCGGTTCGTCGACAACGAAACCGGGAGCGTCTGGACCGTCACGGGGCGCGCGGTGCAGGGCGCGCTGGCCGGCGCGCAGCTCGAGGCGGTGCCGCACGGCAATTATTTCGCGTTCGCCTGGTTCGCCTTTCGCCCTGATACCCGCGTCTACGCGCCGTGA
- a CDS encoding sulfatase, which yields MRNLTRATRRRLHRTLALAALCLTVSFTAQAQQPNIVWISVEDMSPHLGAYGDAVARTPNLDRLANEGVRYTRVFTTAAVCAPSRSAIITGMYQTTIGTHHHRTSHEAEGLPTPYSAVPPPHVKAFTEYLRAAGYYTTNNAKTDYQFAPIGDQRQPLTAWDESGPAAHWRNRPNQDQPFFSVFNYTGTHESRVWPRDGQPIVTDTALVTVPPYYPDEPVVREDLARMYDNIAAMDDWVGMILDDLRAEGLANNTIVMFWSDHGDGMPRAKRWLYDSGLHIPLIVRWPGRLAGGGVDDQLVSAIDLAPTVLAIAGVPLPVHLQGRPFLGRTNTPARDVVFAARDRHDEAYDRVRAVRDRRFKYIQNFYPDLPYVQFLPYENRNETMKLLLRFHAENRLTGAQKLWFRSSRPPEELYDTEADPTRSATSRTIRPMAP from the coding sequence ATGCGCAACCTGACCCGTGCGACCCGCCGGCGTCTCCATCGGACGCTCGCGCTGGCCGCGCTGTGTCTGACGGTATCGTTCACCGCCCAGGCCCAGCAGCCGAATATCGTCTGGATATCGGTCGAGGACATGAGTCCACATCTCGGCGCCTACGGCGACGCCGTGGCCCGGACTCCGAACCTCGACCGCCTGGCCAACGAAGGCGTGCGCTATACGCGCGTGTTCACCACCGCCGCCGTCTGCGCCCCCAGCCGCTCCGCGATCATCACGGGGATGTACCAGACGACGATCGGCACGCACCATCACCGCACGTCGCACGAAGCGGAGGGGCTGCCCACGCCCTACTCGGCCGTACCGCCCCCCCATGTCAAGGCCTTCACCGAGTACCTGCGCGCCGCCGGCTACTACACGACGAACAATGCAAAAACGGACTATCAGTTTGCGCCCATCGGCGACCAGCGGCAGCCGCTGACGGCGTGGGATGAATCCGGGCCGGCCGCCCACTGGCGCAACCGCCCCAACCAGGACCAGCCGTTCTTCAGCGTGTTCAACTACACCGGCACGCACGAGTCGCGGGTGTGGCCCCGCGACGGCCAGCCGATCGTCACCGACACCGCGCTCGTCACGGTACCGCCCTACTACCCCGACGAGCCGGTCGTCCGGGAGGATCTGGCGCGGATGTACGACAACATCGCGGCGATGGACGACTGGGTGGGGATGATCCTGGACGACCTCCGCGCCGAAGGGCTCGCGAACAACACCATCGTGATGTTCTGGAGCGACCACGGCGACGGCATGCCGCGCGCCAAACGCTGGCTCTACGATTCCGGCCTCCACATTCCGCTGATCGTCCGCTGGCCGGGCCGGCTCGCCGGCGGCGGCGTCGACGACCAGCTCGTCAGCGCGATCGATCTGGCGCCGACGGTGCTGGCGATCGCCGGCGTCCCGCTGCCCGTGCACCTGCAGGGCCGGCCCTTCCTCGGCCGCACCAACACGCCGGCACGCGATGTGGTCTTCGCCGCGCGCGACCGGCACGACGAGGCCTACGACCGGGTGCGCGCCGTGCGCGATCGCCGGTTCAAGTACATCCAGAACTTTTACCCCGACCTCCCCTACGTCCAGTTCCTCCCCTACGAAAACCGGAACGAGACCATGAAGCTGCTCCTGCGCTTCCATGCGGAGAACCGCCTGACCGGGGCGCAAAAGCTGTGGTTTCGCTCATCCAGACCGCCCGAGGAGCTGTACGACACGGAGGCCGACCCCACGAGATCCGCAACCTCGCGGACGATCCGGCCTATGGCGCCGTAA
- a CDS encoding SMP-30/gluconolactonase/LRE family protein, with translation MKTTRLLVLLSFVLAAGCQPTMQDMPEAAQAQALPPKTVGSIERADPRIDALIPVGAEVEVLEEGFDWSEGPVWVPSMNAVLFSDIPRNTIHSWSESDGLGVFLRPAGYNRDNPQGKELGTNGLFLDASGNLLASNHGFRGITRLNQDNYTWTVLVDRYQGKRLNSPNDLVLRGNGDIYFTDPSYGLEGWEKSPDRELDFNGVYHLTPAGKLTLLTKEFKNPNGIGLSPDQSILYVAQSNGQEPVIRAYDIQADGSIANGRVFFDATELNAQTGRRGGFDGFVVDAAGNIFTSGPGGVLVLTPAGEYLGTILTGQATANATFGGANGSELFITADMLLLRVRTSTKGIGF, from the coding sequence ATGAAAACGACGCGCCTTCTCGTCCTCCTCTCGTTCGTTCTCGCGGCCGGCTGCCAGCCGACCATGCAGGATATGCCCGAAGCGGCGCAGGCCCAGGCCCTGCCCCCGAAAACCGTAGGCAGCATCGAACGCGCGGATCCGCGCATCGACGCCCTGATCCCTGTCGGCGCGGAGGTCGAAGTGCTCGAAGAGGGCTTCGACTGGTCGGAAGGCCCCGTCTGGGTGCCGTCGATGAACGCGGTGCTGTTTTCGGACATCCCGCGCAATACGATCCACAGCTGGAGCGAATCGGACGGGCTGGGCGTGTTTTTGCGGCCGGCCGGCTACAACCGGGACAACCCGCAGGGCAAGGAACTGGGGACCAACGGGCTTTTCCTGGACGCGAGCGGCAATCTCCTGGCGTCGAATCACGGTTTCCGCGGCATCACGCGGCTCAACCAGGATAATTACACGTGGACGGTGCTCGTCGATCGCTACCAGGGCAAGCGCCTGAACAGCCCGAACGACCTCGTGCTTCGCGGCAACGGCGACATCTACTTCACCGACCCGTCGTACGGGCTGGAAGGGTGGGAGAAAAGCCCGGACCGCGAACTCGACTTCAACGGCGTCTATCACCTCACGCCCGCCGGCAAGCTGACCCTTCTCACGAAGGAGTTCAAAAACCCGAACGGCATCGGGCTCTCGCCGGACCAGTCGATCCTCTACGTCGCCCAGTCCAACGGACAGGAACCCGTGATCCGCGCCTACGACATCCAGGCGGACGGGTCGATCGCCAACGGACGCGTCTTTTTCGACGCCACGGAGCTGAACGCGCAGACCGGCCGCCGGGGCGGATTCGACGGTTTCGTGGTCGATGCCGCCGGCAACATCTTTACGTCGGGACCGGGCGGCGTGCTCGTGCTGACGCCCGCCGGCGAATACCTCGGCACCATTCTCACCGGCCAGGCCACCGCGAACGCGACGTTCGGCGGCGCGAACGGCTCGGAGCTTTTCATCACGGCCGACATGCTGCTGCTCCGCGTGCGCACGAGCACGAAAGGGATCGGTTTTTAA